The Canis lupus dingo isolate Sandy chromosome 4, ASM325472v2, whole genome shotgun sequence genome contains a region encoding:
- the LOC112660876 gene encoding zinc finger protein 37A — protein sequence MITSQGSLSFRDVTVGFTQEEWQHLNLAQRTLYRDVMLENYSHLVSVGYSIDKPEVILKLEQGEEPWILEEAFPSQSDPELINSNGNNSRKKLNEFNKGRNWLHNDKYERIHSEEKPYEYNKNGNDHLNEDFVHHQKIQILEQHFEYSECRKAFHENSLFVVHKKPYTGKNTCEYSEYGKIFCDMSSLLAHQRTHPRESRCEFNECGENFLEESILFEHQSARPFSQKSNLIPIQRNHSIDNIFEYNEYGTFFSEKLVFGVQQRTHTGEKPYECHECGKTFNQKSAHTRHQRTHTGEKSCECHECGKTFYKNSDLIKHQRIHTGEKPFECQECGKSFSEKSTLTQHRRTHTGEKPYECLECGKTFSFKSVLTVHQKTHTGEKPYECYECRKAFLRKSDLIKHQRTHTGEKPYECNECGKSFSEKSTLTKHLRTHTGEKPYECIECGKFFCYYSGFTEHQRRHTGEKPFGCNECGKNFRQKSALIVHQRTHIRQKPYECNECGKSFCVKSKLIAHHRTHTGEKPYECNICGKSFYVKSKLTVHQRTHLGKNSIKVINEGNHSG from the exons GGATCATTGTCATTCAGGGATGTTACTGTGGGCTTCACTCAGGAGGAGTGGCAGCACCTGAACCTTGCTCAGAGGACCCTGTACAGGGATGTGATGTTGGAGAACTATAGCCATCTTGTCTCAGTGG GGTATTCCATTGATAAACCAGAAGTGATCCTCAAGTTGGAGCAAGGAGAGGAGCCATGGATATTAGAGGAAGCGTTCCCAAGCCAGAGTGACCCAG aattaATTAATAGCAATGGAAACAATTCAAGAAAGAAGTTGAATGAGTTTAACAAAGGTAGAAATTGGCTCCATAATGATAAGTATGAAAGAATTCATTCTGAAGAGAAACcttatgaatataataaaaatgggaatGACCACCTTAATGAAGACTTTGTTCACCatcagaaaattcaaattttggaGCAACATTTTGAATACAGTGAATGTAGAAAAGCTTTCCATGAGAATTCACTCTTTGTTGTACATAAGAAACCTTATACAGGAAAGAACACCTGTGAATACTCTGAATATGGGAAGATCTTCTGTGATATGTCATCTCTCCTTGCTCATCAGAGAACACATCCAAGAGAGAGTCGCTGTGAATTTAATGAATGTGGAGAAAATTTCTTGGAAGAATCCATTCTCTTTGAGCACCAGAGTGCTCGGCCTTTCAGCCAGAAGTCAAACCTCATTCCAATTCAGAGAAACCACTCAATTGacaatatatttgaatataatgaATACGGAACATTTTTCAGTGAAAAGTTAGTCTTTGGTGTACAACAGAGAACACATACAGGAGAAAAACCTTATGAATGTCATGAATGTGGAAAAACCTTCAACCAGAAGTCAGCCCACACCAGACATCAGAGAACACACACAGGGGAAAAATCTTGTGAATGTCATGAATGTGgaaaaactttttataaaaattctgaCCTCATtaaacatcagagaattcacacaggGGAAAAACCTTTTGAATGTCAGGAATGTGGGAAATCTTTCAGTGAAAAGTCTACCCTCACTCAACATCGGAGAACACACACAggggagaaaccttatgaatgtctTGAATGTGGGAAAACCTTCTCATTTAAGTCTGTCCTTACTGTACatcaaaaaacacacacaggggAGAAGCCTTATGAATGTTATGAATGTAGGAAGGCCTTTCTCAGAAAATCAGACCTCATTAAACATCAAAGAACTCACACAGGGgaaaaaccttatgaatgtaatgaatgtgggaaatccttcTCTGAGAAGTCAACCCTTACCAAACACCTGAGAACTCACACaggtgagaaaccctatgaatgtattGAATGCGGAAAATTTTTCTGCTACTATTCAGGTTTCACAGAACATCAGAGAAGACACACAGGGGAGAAACCTTTTggatgtaatgaatgtgggaaaaatTTCCGGCAGAAGTCAGCCCTAATTGTTCATCAGAGAACTCACATAAGacagaaaccctatgaatgtaatgaatgtggaaaatcATTCTGTGTAAAGTCAAAACTCATTGCACATCATAGAACACACACAGGGgaaaaaccctatgaatgtaacaTTTGTGGAAAATCATTCTATGTGAAGTCTAAACTGACTGTACATCAACGAACACATTTGGGGAAAAACtctataaaagtaataaatgaggGAAATCACTCTGGGTGA